In Gemmatimonadaceae bacterium, the following proteins share a genomic window:
- a CDS encoding pyridoxamine 5'-phosphate oxidase family protein, translated as MPRSEPAPIDADVRAVVESAHLVFAATVTPDGQPNLSPKGTIRVWDDGHLFFLDIASPKTRANLEHNPKIELNVVEHLSRRGYRFFGTATLHRDDDVFREALRRVFAEEKAAYPVSCVVLVAVERREALVSPGYMHVDSERAMREAWRVRRATLDASFDDHASAQPFTPEPHEPAAPAHAPAPAPAPAPSDGAD; from the coding sequence GTGCCGCGAAGTGAACCGGCGCCCATCGACGCGGACGTGCGCGCGGTCGTCGAATCGGCCCATCTCGTTTTCGCGGCGACGGTCACGCCGGACGGTCAACCGAACCTGTCGCCCAAGGGCACGATCCGCGTCTGGGACGACGGGCATCTGTTCTTCCTCGACATCGCGTCGCCCAAGACTCGCGCGAATCTGGAGCACAACCCAAAGATCGAGCTGAACGTCGTCGAGCACCTCTCACGGCGGGGTTACCGATTCTTCGGCACGGCGACTCTCCATCGCGACGACGACGTGTTCCGCGAGGCGTTGCGGCGCGTGTTCGCCGAAGAGAAGGCCGCGTATCCCGTCTCATGCGTCGTCCTCGTCGCGGTCGAGCGCAGGGAGGCGTTGGTCTCTCCCGGCTACATGCACGTCGACTCGGAACGGGCGATGCGCGAAGCGTGGCGCGTCCGCCGTGCGACGCTCGACGCATCGTTCGACGATCACGCCAGCGCACAGCCTTTTACTCCCGAACCTCACGAGCCGGCCGCCCCCGCTCACGCCCCGGCCCCTGCCCCCGCCCCCGCCCCGTCGGACGGCGCCGACTGA
- a CDS encoding energy transducer TonB: MFGTLLESRATRRRRPGGAAVSVAVHLAIIGAITATTVHGTAVPKEKSAGVIIHFKNTPPPPRPTTHTTTVRDPMPGPVAVASIPIHRIDAPTLILDHLPPIDSSFGRGIDSIVIGSGRSTPGLASTVGGEERNESREWVGADLQTRILASGKPRYPESLRQAAIDGHVLIRFTVDTTGRVEMNSVTVLASSHDLFTRAAREALPAFRFKPAEVGGHRVRALAEMPFEFQIAK, from the coding sequence ATGTTCGGAACGCTCCTCGAATCTCGCGCAACGCGACGTCGCCGGCCGGGAGGTGCGGCGGTGAGCGTGGCGGTGCACTTGGCGATCATCGGTGCAATCACGGCCACGACGGTCCACGGAACAGCGGTGCCGAAGGAAAAATCGGCGGGCGTCATAATTCATTTCAAGAACACGCCTCCTCCGCCGCGGCCGACGACGCACACGACGACGGTTCGCGATCCGATGCCCGGACCGGTCGCCGTCGCCTCCATACCGATTCATCGTATCGACGCGCCAACCTTGATCCTCGACCACCTGCCGCCGATCGATTCGTCGTTCGGGCGCGGTATCGACAGCATCGTGATCGGGAGTGGCAGGTCGACCCCTGGGCTCGCGAGCACGGTCGGCGGCGAGGAACGGAACGAATCGCGAGAGTGGGTCGGCGCCGATCTTCAGACCAGAATCCTCGCGTCTGGAAAGCCGCGGTATCCGGAATCGCTGCGCCAAGCGGCAATCGACGGACATGTGCTCATCCGATTCACCGTTGACACGACCGGACGGGTCGAGATGAACAGTGTGACGGTGCTGGCGAGCTCACACGATCTGTTCACGCGCGCGGCTCGCGAGGCGCTTCCGGCGTTCCGCTTCAAGCCGGCCGAAGTGGGCGGACATCGCGTCCGCGCGCTCGCCGAGATGCCTTTCGAATTCCAGATCGCGAAATAG
- a CDS encoding aconitase/3-isopropylmalate dehydratase large subunit family protein: MMSSRGKTISERILSAKSGSDARAGDVVVCDVDLVIGTDASTPMTIGYFEKMGGERVFDASRVVFSLDHYSPPSTPKTAAFHDQVRAFARRHGVTVFEVGEGISHQVAPERGRVLPGDLVIGADSHTVTCGALNAFATGLGSSDIAAALITGRTWLRVPETIRVELAGSRPPGLAAKDVGLALIATLTSEGANYRSVEFHGESTRAFSLDERMVLSNLSVEGGAKAAIWSVDDVTTAYLIERVDGWTGELVDGGTAAERAALRSRAVHPSTHPPVHPDPDATYARRLRLDLATLSPRVSVPHDPTDVVSVADAAGTPVHMVFLGTCTGGRVSDFHEAVHVLERAGGRVAPGVQLVVTPASREVLLTLVDDGTLAKLTAMGAIVTTPGCGACCGTSGAIPGDGMNVLSTANRNFKARMGNATASIYLASPATCAASAATGRITDPREVA, translated from the coding sequence ATGATGTCTTCGCGCGGCAAGACGATCAGCGAGAGGATTCTGTCGGCCAAGTCCGGCAGCGACGCGCGGGCCGGTGACGTTGTCGTCTGCGACGTGGATCTCGTCATCGGCACCGATGCATCCACGCCGATGACCATCGGGTACTTCGAGAAGATGGGCGGCGAACGCGTGTTCGACGCGAGCCGAGTCGTGTTTTCACTCGACCACTATTCTCCGCCCTCGACGCCGAAGACCGCCGCGTTTCACGATCAGGTGCGCGCGTTCGCGCGCCGGCACGGCGTTACCGTGTTCGAGGTCGGCGAAGGCATCAGCCACCAGGTCGCGCCTGAGCGCGGGCGCGTGTTGCCGGGCGATTTGGTCATCGGCGCCGACAGCCACACCGTCACGTGTGGCGCGCTCAACGCGTTTGCCACGGGACTCGGCTCCTCGGACATCGCGGCGGCGTTGATCACCGGGCGAACGTGGCTTCGCGTGCCCGAGACGATCCGCGTCGAGCTCGCGGGCTCGCGTCCGCCCGGGCTCGCGGCCAAGGACGTCGGTCTGGCGCTGATCGCAACGCTGACCTCCGAGGGCGCGAACTATCGGTCGGTGGAGTTCCACGGAGAGAGCACCCGAGCGTTCTCGCTCGACGAGCGCATGGTGTTGTCGAACCTGTCCGTGGAGGGCGGCGCGAAAGCGGCGATCTGGAGCGTCGACGACGTGACGACCGCGTACCTGATTGAGAGGGTGGACGGGTGGACGGGTGAACTGGTTGACGGAGGCACCGCCGCAGAGCGGGCCGCTCTCCGATCTCGTGCTGTCCACCCGTCCACCCATCCACCCGTCCACCCGGATCCCGACGCGACCTACGCGCGCCGGCTGCGGCTCGACCTCGCGACCCTGTCGCCTCGCGTCTCCGTTCCGCACGACCCGACCGACGTCGTGAGCGTCGCCGACGCGGCCGGCACGCCGGTGCACATGGTCTTTCTCGGTACGTGCACGGGCGGCCGCGTCTCCGATTTTCACGAGGCGGTTCACGTGCTCGAGCGCGCCGGCGGCCGCGTCGCCCCGGGCGTGCAGCTGGTCGTGACGCCGGCGTCGCGTGAGGTGCTGCTCACGCTGGTCGACGACGGCACGCTCGCCAAGCTCACGGCGATGGGCGCCATCGTCACCACGCCGGGCTGCGGCGCGTGTTGCGGAACGAGCGGCGCGATCCCCGGCGACGGAATGAACGTCCTCTCGACGGCGAATCGAAACTTCAAGGCGCGCATGGGCAACGCGACGGCGTCGATCTATCTCGCGTCGCCGGCCACGTGCGCAGCGTCGGCCGCGACCGGACGCATCACGGACCCGCGGGAGGTCGCGTGA
- a CDS encoding alanine--glyoxylate aminotransferase family protein: MQHFDVEEPLLLMTPGPTRVPERVLHAGARPMIHHRTPEFSRELAVALELLRPVFGTMETPLPIHTTGRGALEAAICNLFSPGDEIVACCNGKFGEMWARLAETYGVVAHRVATRWELGVDPRELEGALDQYPRARAITLAFGDSSTGVANDVESVARIARSRGKLVLVDGVSAIGGMPFAFDDWGVDVAVTATQKCLMSAPGLSWAVLSERAWSAHESSKLPRSYWDFGAVKRSVGKAKPETPGTPPVAIVLQVAEALRMIHEEGLDAVYARHGALARRVREGVDALGLSLQCPELPRLSATMTAIALPAGIEPRALRERIKARGILTAGGLGPFESIGFRVGHMGDIRMTDVERTLDALRHSLDEARVSAPANASRPERAVAS, from the coding sequence ATGCAGCATTTTGATGTCGAGGAGCCGTTGCTGCTCATGACTCCAGGCCCAACGCGCGTGCCCGAGCGCGTGCTTCACGCGGGCGCGCGTCCGATGATCCACCATCGCACGCCGGAGTTCTCCCGCGAGCTGGCGGTCGCCCTCGAGTTGCTACGGCCCGTCTTCGGGACAATGGAGACGCCGCTCCCGATCCACACGACGGGTCGCGGCGCGCTCGAGGCGGCGATCTGCAATTTGTTTTCGCCCGGCGACGAAATCGTCGCGTGCTGCAACGGCAAGTTCGGCGAGATGTGGGCGCGTCTTGCCGAGACGTATGGCGTGGTCGCCCATCGCGTCGCCACGCGATGGGAGCTGGGCGTTGATCCGCGCGAGCTCGAGGGAGCGCTCGACCAGTATCCACGAGCCCGCGCGATCACGCTCGCGTTTGGCGATTCGTCGACCGGAGTCGCCAACGACGTCGAGTCTGTCGCGCGCATTGCACGGTCGCGGGGCAAGCTCGTGCTGGTCGATGGCGTCTCGGCCATCGGCGGGATGCCGTTCGCGTTCGATGACTGGGGAGTGGACGTCGCCGTCACCGCGACGCAGAAATGCTTGATGTCGGCGCCCGGGCTTTCTTGGGCCGTGCTCAGCGAGCGCGCATGGTCCGCGCATGAATCGTCGAAGTTGCCGCGGAGCTACTGGGACTTTGGCGCCGTGAAGCGATCGGTCGGCAAAGCGAAGCCGGAGACGCCCGGTACGCCGCCTGTCGCGATCGTGCTGCAAGTCGCCGAGGCGCTGCGCATGATCCACGAAGAAGGCCTCGATGCCGTCTACGCGCGCCACGGGGCGCTCGCCCGGCGCGTTCGCGAAGGTGTCGACGCGCTCGGACTTTCGCTCCAGTGTCCCGAGCTGCCTCGTCTCTCGGCGACGATGACGGCGATCGCGCTTCCCGCTGGCATCGAGCCGCGCGCGTTGCGCGAACGAATCAAGGCGCGCGGAATTCTCACCGCCGGCGGCCTCGGACCGTTCGAGTCGATCGGCTTTCGCGTTGGCCATATGGGCGACATCCGAATGACGGATGTCGAGCGCACCTTGGACGCGTTGCGACACTCGCTCGATGAGGCGCGTGTGAGCGCGCCGGCCAACGCATCCAGACCTGAGCGAGCCGTCGCCTCGTGA
- a CDS encoding dicarboxylate/amino acid:cation symporter, with translation MRLERKILLGFGAGVVVGLVARAPGMSAFATAVSALEPVGTVFIRLITMVVVPLVVASVFVGVASLGDIRSLGRVGAKTLFFFFGTTLVAALIGLLVASTANVGGGAGFTIPTADAAHATGAAATPAVPGVVQTLINLVPQNPFAAAAQGGADLLPLIVAVCFFGAAATVVEAHRREPVVRFFQGVNEMAMVVVGWLMQLAPYGVFALIAAAVARSGVGLLDQLLTFGVVVVVALFVHVVVTLIPILRLGARRPLREFFRATSDALFLAFSTASSNATLPVSMAAATDRLNVPSDITSFVLPAGASLNKNGSAAYKAVTAVFIAHLYGLPLTAGAMVTIVLMATIAAFAGAGVPGSSLVTTLIVLNAIGLGPRAAAGMALVAAIDRPLDMCRSAVNTMSNLVGAAWVAKTERVAATSGAFAPSPAIEPSPASMTIE, from the coding sequence GTGAGACTCGAGCGGAAGATCCTGTTGGGATTCGGCGCCGGCGTCGTCGTCGGCCTCGTCGCGCGCGCGCCAGGGATGAGCGCCTTCGCGACCGCGGTGTCGGCTCTCGAGCCCGTCGGCACGGTGTTCATCCGCCTCATCACGATGGTCGTCGTGCCGCTCGTCGTCGCCAGCGTGTTCGTCGGCGTGGCGTCGCTCGGCGATATCCGATCGCTCGGGCGTGTGGGCGCGAAGACGCTGTTCTTCTTTTTCGGGACGACGCTCGTCGCCGCGCTGATCGGGCTTCTCGTCGCGAGCACGGCGAACGTCGGCGGGGGGGCCGGATTTACGATTCCGACGGCAGACGCTGCGCACGCGACCGGTGCGGCAGCGACGCCCGCCGTGCCGGGAGTCGTGCAGACGCTGATCAACCTCGTGCCGCAGAATCCGTTCGCCGCGGCCGCGCAAGGCGGGGCCGATCTCCTGCCGTTGATCGTCGCGGTGTGTTTTTTCGGCGCCGCGGCGACGGTCGTCGAAGCCCACCGGCGCGAACCGGTCGTGCGATTCTTTCAGGGCGTAAACGAGATGGCGATGGTCGTCGTCGGCTGGCTCATGCAGCTCGCGCCGTACGGCGTTTTCGCGCTCATCGCCGCCGCCGTCGCGCGATCGGGCGTCGGGTTGCTCGACCAACTGCTCACGTTCGGCGTCGTCGTGGTGGTCGCGCTGTTCGTGCACGTGGTCGTTACGCTCATTCCGATCTTGCGGCTCGGCGCGCGCCGGCCTCTCCGCGAGTTCTTCCGAGCGACGTCCGACGCGCTCTTTCTCGCGTTCTCAACGGCGTCGTCCAACGCGACGCTCCCCGTCAGCATGGCCGCGGCGACGGATCGGCTGAATGTGCCGAGCGACATCACGAGCTTCGTGTTACCGGCGGGTGCGTCGCTCAACAAGAACGGGTCAGCCGCATACAAGGCCGTCACCGCCGTGTTCATCGCCCATCTCTACGGTCTGCCGCTCACCGCGGGCGCGATGGTCACGATCGTCCTGATGGCGACGATCGCCGCGTTCGCAGGCGCCGGCGTTCCGGGCAGCTCGCTGGTCACGACACTCATCGTGCTGAACGCGATCGGGCTCGGCCCGCGGGCGGCGGCCGGCATGGCGCTCGTTGCCGCGATCGACCGTCCGCTCGACATGTGCCGCTCGGCGGTGAACACCATGAGCAATCTCGTCGGCGCCGCGTGGGTCGCGAAGACCGAGCGGGTCGCGGCCACGAGTGGCGCGTTCGCGCCGAGTCCGGCGATCGAGCCGTCACCCGCGTCGATGACCATCGAATGA
- a CDS encoding DUF1697 domain-containing protein, which yields MRPSIAKHIALLRAINVGGRTVKMDHLRELFAELGFRNVGTLIASGNVAFDATTAEAAKLESKIERHLHTRLGFLSETYVRSRSDLEAVIAHTAFPAATVKSAHALWIAFMKKEPTRAAVETLMTLRCPTEEFHVRGREVYWLRRRTSTESQFKGSLDKILGQPVTARNITTVRKLAEM from the coding sequence GTGAGGCCTTCCATCGCCAAACACATCGCGCTCCTCCGCGCCATCAACGTCGGCGGGCGCACGGTCAAGATGGATCATCTGCGCGAGCTCTTTGCCGAGCTCGGCTTTCGTAACGTCGGGACGCTCATCGCGAGCGGGAACGTCGCGTTCGATGCCACCACGGCCGAAGCCGCCAAGCTGGAATCCAAGATCGAGCGGCACCTTCACACACGCCTCGGGTTTCTGAGCGAGACATATGTTCGCTCGCGCTCCGACTTGGAAGCTGTGATCGCGCACACGGCCTTTCCGGCCGCGACCGTAAAATCAGCCCACGCACTTTGGATCGCGTTCATGAAGAAGGAGCCGACGCGCGCCGCGGTCGAGACACTCATGACGCTGCGCTGCCCCACGGAGGAATTCCACGTGCGCGGCCGCGAGGTCTATTGGCTCCGCCGCCGCACCAGCACGGAGTCGCAGTTCAAGGGCTCGCTGGACAAGATCCTCGGCCAGCCCGTGACCGCGCGCAACATCACGACGGTTCGCAAGCTCGCCGAGATGTAG
- a CDS encoding 3-isopropylmalate dehydratase, whose amino-acid sequence MTRIAFDGRARVFGDDVNTDYIIASTRKRDTLDESVLKRYLLEAVDPSFAASVQPGDLIVGGANFGCGSAMEIAATVILAAGIKAVLAKSFARTFYRNAVNNALLPIECDTSTIREGDLLRVSFDDGRATVTIAGRNETLAATPLAPLMAAVLSAGGLVPYVRSGGYGANRGADVHKR is encoded by the coding sequence GTGACGCGAATTGCTTTCGACGGACGCGCCCGGGTCTTCGGCGACGACGTCAACACCGACTACATCATCGCGTCGACACGCAAGCGCGACACGCTCGACGAGAGCGTCTTGAAGCGCTACTTGCTCGAGGCGGTCGATCCGAGCTTCGCGGCGTCCGTCCAACCGGGCGACCTCATCGTCGGCGGCGCGAACTTTGGATGCGGGTCGGCGATGGAGATCGCGGCCACCGTCATCCTCGCCGCCGGCATCAAGGCCGTGTTGGCCAAGAGCTTCGCGCGGACCTTCTATCGCAACGCGGTGAACAACGCGCTTCTTCCGATCGAGTGCGACACGAGCACCATTCGCGAAGGCGACTTGCTGCGTGTCTCGTTCGACGACGGGCGTGCCACCGTGACGATCGCCGGCCGGAACGAAACGCTAGCCGCCACGCCATTGGCGCCGCTCATGGCCGCCGTACTTTCGGCGGGGGGCTTAGTACCGTACGTGCGGAGCGGCGGCTACGGTGCGAACCGCGGAGCCGACGTACACAAGCGGTGA
- a CDS encoding ATP-binding protein, whose amino-acid sequence MHLSTARPVSSGATSRSAADQYSRSTHVLRYCQDDDVLTIAAAGFLADGIASGEPALVFATPTRREAMCDRLRERGLDVDYLERESRLTLLDARATLSTFMVGEFPDAHKFSHSVGAAVERLCAANHGSAVRAFGEMVSLLWQDGNTQAAVRLEELWAGLTGEQPLLVLSSDVGGEFLTVTGSAERAGQYLDQIRSADDAAIPPLADSDGPPPRSPAERAAELERELEERKMLEGRLRDALVARKVIEEQLQRASVDRERLLRLEREARAEAEAANRAKAEFLSLMSHELRTPLNAIGGHVQLIELELHGPVTEAQRDALARIARSQHHLLMLVNDVLNLARLESGQMEFVGEEIDLSALVKDVVEGFEPLIRRGELTHELRLPPSDAPPLIAAADGEKLRQILRNLLTNAVKFTRAGGRLTIGVSESPANRDALAVTVRDTGLGIAAVRLRRVFEPFSQEPEGTVRHLDGTGLSLAISRDLARGMGGELTAESIPGEGSTFTLELPRAAPDARIDRSDDAHSQSLPQAGAAQPAASS is encoded by the coding sequence ATGCACCTGAGCACTGCGCGACCGGTCAGTTCGGGCGCAACATCGCGATCGGCCGCCGACCAGTATTCGCGGTCGACTCACGTCCTGCGCTATTGCCAGGATGACGACGTGCTGACGATCGCCGCCGCCGGATTCCTCGCCGACGGGATCGCCTCCGGCGAGCCGGCCCTGGTGTTTGCCACCCCGACGCGGCGCGAAGCGATGTGCGACCGACTCCGCGAGCGTGGGCTCGACGTGGATTACCTCGAGCGAGAGTCGCGCCTCACGCTGCTCGACGCGCGGGCGACACTCTCCACATTCATGGTCGGCGAGTTTCCGGACGCTCACAAATTCAGTCACTCGGTCGGCGCGGCCGTCGAACGGTTGTGCGCGGCGAACCATGGGAGTGCGGTTCGCGCCTTCGGCGAGATGGTCAGCCTGCTCTGGCAGGACGGCAACACCCAGGCAGCCGTTCGCCTCGAGGAGTTATGGGCGGGACTGACCGGCGAGCAGCCGCTGCTCGTGCTCTCGAGCGACGTCGGCGGCGAATTCCTGACCGTGACTGGATCCGCCGAGCGCGCCGGCCAATATCTCGACCAGATCCGCTCGGCTGACGACGCCGCGATTCCGCCCCTCGCCGACTCTGACGGCCCTCCGCCACGTTCGCCCGCCGAACGAGCTGCGGAGCTGGAGCGCGAGCTGGAAGAACGGAAGATGCTCGAGGGCCGCCTGCGCGATGCCCTCGTCGCTCGCAAGGTGATCGAGGAGCAACTGCAAAGGGCGAGCGTCGATCGCGAGCGTCTTTTGCGACTCGAGCGAGAGGCCCGCGCCGAGGCCGAGGCGGCAAATCGGGCGAAGGCCGAGTTCCTGTCGTTGATGAGCCACGAGTTGCGCACGCCGCTCAACGCGATCGGCGGACACGTACAGCTCATCGAGCTCGAGCTGCACGGGCCGGTCACGGAAGCGCAGCGCGACGCGTTGGCGCGCATCGCGCGCAGCCAGCACCACCTGCTCATGTTGGTGAACGACGTCCTCAACCTGGCTCGCCTCGAATCCGGTCAAATGGAGTTCGTCGGCGAAGAGATCGACCTGTCGGCGCTCGTGAAAGACGTGGTCGAGGGCTTCGAGCCCTTGATCCGGCGGGGAGAGCTCACTCACGAGCTGAGACTTCCGCCATCGGACGCGCCCCCGTTGATCGCCGCGGCGGACGGCGAAAAGCTGCGTCAAATTCTAAGGAACCTGTTGACGAACGCCGTCAAGTTCACGCGAGCCGGCGGTCGGCTCACGATCGGTGTGTCCGAATCGCCGGCGAACCGCGACGCGCTCGCGGTTACCGTCCGCGACACCGGACTCGGCATTGCGGCGGTTCGGCTTCGCCGCGTGTTCGAGCCGTTTAGTCAGGAGCCCGAAGGAACGGTGCGACACCTGGATGGCACTGGGCTGAGCCTCGCGATCAGCCGCGATCTCGCTCGCGGCATGGGGGGCGAGCTCACCGCCGAAAGCATTCCGGGGGAGGGCTCGACGTTCACCCTCGAGTTGCCGCGCGCGGCGCCGGACGCGCGCATCGACCGGTCGGACGACGCCCATTCGCAAAGCCTGCCACAGGCGGGCGCGGCTCAGCCGGCGGCCAGCTCGTAG
- a CDS encoding DUF3224 domain-containing protein, which yields MPRAAGTFDVKLAPQPSGIAGDAVGRFSIDKRFDGDLTGTSKGEMLSAGSPAKGSAGYVAMECVTGALGGRDGTFVLQHTATMHRGTNQLSIHVVPQSGTGGLAGLSGTFTIVIADGKHSYEFDYELAAG from the coding sequence GTGCCTCGCGCCGCCGGAACGTTCGATGTGAAGCTGGCGCCACAGCCAAGCGGTATCGCGGGAGACGCCGTCGGTCGCTTTTCGATCGACAAGCGATTCGACGGCGACCTCACCGGTACGAGCAAGGGAGAGATGCTCAGCGCCGGCTCTCCCGCGAAGGGTTCGGCGGGCTACGTCGCGATGGAATGCGTGACCGGCGCGTTAGGCGGACGTGACGGCACGTTCGTCCTTCAGCACACGGCGACGATGCACCGCGGCACCAATCAACTCTCGATCCACGTCGTCCCTCAGTCGGGCACGGGCGGTCTTGCCGGCCTGAGCGGTACGTTTACCATCGTCATCGCCGATGGTAAACACTCATACGAATTCGACTACGAGCTGGCCGCCGGCTGA
- a CDS encoding penicillin acylase family protein → MKSAKKSAFIVIAAAAIPAIVAPRSAVAQQPTAAELAAWKRQAQNVTITRDDWGIAHIRGKTDADAIFGLEYAQAEDDFNRVETNYINAMGRLAEAEGESQIYRDLRMKLFINPDTLKALYAKSPDWLKKLMNAYADGLNYYLATHPNVTPRVIKHFEPWMALSFTEGSIGGDIEKVNLNQLEAFYGGHAPASTSGADEEEDLYKEPSGSNGVAIAAANTVNHHALLLINPHTSFFFRSEVQVTSDEGLNAYGAVTWGQIFVYQGFNQHVGWMHTSSGVDAEDEFLETVTKQGNGYVYKHGDKELPVVSAKISVPYRTESGMATKDFTVYYTQHGPVVRELNGKWVAVALMNEPVQALTQSYTRTKATDFKSYRQSFELHTNSSNNTIFADAAGDIAYFHGNYIPKRDPKFDWTRPVDGSDPATDYKGLLSVDETPHLFNPASGWIYNSNNWPWSAAGPSSPKQSDFPAYVETGRAEQPRGYHALKVLSGRKDFTMDNLLTTVAFDSYMPSFEKMIPPLIKAFDATPASDPIKAKVADQIAVLRPWDYRWGANSVATSLAVFWGEDVTRRVSTGRRGGGGGSAEDLVVAAPAATLLQSLAAASDKLTADFGKWNTPWGDINRFQRINDDINSKFDDTGPSIPVPFASARWGTLASFGARAYPNTKKWYGTSGNSFVAVVEFGDSVRARAVTAGGESGDPKSKHFNDEATRYASGNLREVYFYPSQLKGHTERVYHPGE, encoded by the coding sequence ATGAAGTCCGCAAAGAAGAGCGCATTCATCGTGATCGCCGCCGCCGCCATTCCGGCGATCGTTGCTCCCCGCTCCGCGGTTGCCCAGCAGCCGACTGCCGCCGAACTGGCCGCATGGAAGCGCCAAGCGCAGAACGTGACGATCACCCGTGACGATTGGGGGATCGCGCACATCCGCGGCAAGACGGACGCGGACGCGATCTTCGGACTCGAGTACGCGCAGGCCGAAGACGACTTCAATCGCGTCGAGACGAACTACATCAACGCCATGGGCCGGCTCGCCGAGGCGGAAGGCGAATCGCAGATCTACCGCGACCTTCGCATGAAGCTCTTCATCAATCCCGATACGCTCAAGGCGCTCTACGCCAAGAGTCCGGATTGGCTCAAGAAGCTCATGAACGCGTACGCCGACGGCTTGAACTATTACCTCGCGACGCATCCCAACGTCACGCCGCGGGTCATCAAGCACTTCGAGCCGTGGATGGCGCTCTCGTTCACCGAAGGCAGCATCGGCGGCGACATCGAGAAGGTGAATCTCAACCAGCTCGAGGCGTTCTACGGCGGCCACGCGCCCGCGAGCACGTCGGGTGCCGACGAGGAAGAAGATCTGTACAAGGAGCCCAGCGGCTCGAACGGGGTCGCGATCGCGGCGGCGAACACCGTGAACCACCACGCGCTGCTGCTCATCAATCCTCACACGTCGTTCTTCTTCCGCTCCGAAGTGCAGGTGACGAGCGACGAAGGGCTCAACGCGTATGGCGCGGTCACGTGGGGCCAGATCTTCGTCTATCAAGGATTCAACCAGCACGTCGGGTGGATGCATACGTCGAGCGGCGTCGACGCCGAGGACGAATTCCTCGAGACGGTCACCAAGCAGGGCAACGGCTACGTCTACAAGCACGGCGACAAGGAGCTACCCGTCGTCTCGGCCAAAATCTCGGTGCCGTACCGAACCGAGTCCGGCATGGCGACGAAGGATTTCACGGTCTACTACACGCAGCACGGCCCAGTCGTCCGCGAGCTGAACGGAAAGTGGGTAGCCGTCGCGCTGATGAACGAGCCCGTGCAAGCGCTCACGCAGTCGTACACGCGCACGAAGGCGACCGATTTCAAATCCTATCGCCAGTCGTTCGAGCTCCACACGAATTCATCGAACAACACGATCTTCGCCGACGCGGCGGGCGACATCGCGTACTTCCACGGCAACTACATCCCCAAGCGCGACCCGAAGTTCGACTGGACGCGTCCGGTCGACGGCAGCGACCCGGCCACCGACTACAAGGGTCTGCTCTCCGTCGACGAGACGCCGCACCTGTTCAACCCGGCCAGCGGCTGGATCTACAACAGCAACAACTGGCCGTGGTCGGCGGCGGGGCCATCGAGCCCGAAACAATCCGACTTTCCCGCGTACGTCGAAACGGGGCGCGCCGAGCAGCCGCGCGGATACCACGCGCTCAAGGTGCTCTCGGGTCGGAAGGACTTCACGATGGACAACCTGCTCACGACGGTGGCGTTCGATAGCTACATGCCGTCGTTCGAAAAGATGATTCCGCCGCTCATCAAAGCGTTCGACGCGACGCCGGCGTCCGATCCGATCAAGGCCAAGGTGGCCGACCAAATCGCCGTGCTGCGTCCGTGGGACTATCGCTGGGGCGCGAACTCGGTCGCGACGTCGCTCGCCGTGTTCTGGGGCGAGGACGTGACGCGTCGAGTGAGCACCGGCCGCCGGGGTGGCGGCGGTGGTAGTGCTGAAGACCTCGTCGTGGCCGCGCCGGCAGCGACGCTGTTGCAATCGCTGGCTGCGGCGAGCGACAAGCTCACGGCCGACTTCGGCAAGTGGAACACGCCCTGGGGCGACATCAACCGCTTCCAACGCATCAACGACGACATCAACTCGAAGTTTGACGACACAGGGCCGAGTATCCCGGTGCCGTTTGCGTCGGCGCGTTGGGGAACGCTCGCGTCGTTCGGCGCGCGCGCCTACCCCAACACCAAGAAGTGGTATGGCACTAGTGGCAATAGCTTCGTCGCGGTCGTCGAATTCGGCGACAGCGTTCGCGCGCGCGCGGTGACCGCCGGCGGTGAGAGCGGCGACCCCAAGTCGAAGCATTTCAACGACGAGGCGACGCGCTACGCGAGCGGCAACCTGCGCGAGGTGTACTTCTATCCGTCGCAGCTAAAAGGCCACACCGAACGCGTGTATCACCCGGGAGAGTAG